From a region of the Helicobacter hepaticus ATCC 51449 genome:
- a CDS encoding homoserine dehydrogenase, giving the protein MSKLVVGMVGFGVVGSSVLKALLANRNIISARAGKEIELKRIVVRDEAKAHAKLKNLNATDVKVSTNIDDILQDCEIEVVIELMGGVEVAYEIAKRALEVKKAFITANKAMLAYHRYDIAPLANGMPVGFEASVCGGIPIIRALKDGLSANHILAIRGILNGTSNYILTQMQQYNQDFHTALNQAQNLGYAEADPTLDISGGDAGHKLLILASLAYGINAMPEEILIEGIESIMPDDIEFANEFGYAIKLLGIAKKQGNEVELRVHPSMIKKGAMLSKVDNVMNGISVIGDYVGESMYYGAGAGGDATASSVVSDIIAIARGESAAMLGFSQPLEGNEHLKLKSIDEIYSQYYIRLYVCDKPGVLGQVSQILGQHNISIGAFLQKETNDKNIAKMLLSTHHCYERDINAALLELERLDSISQKPYKMRIEC; this is encoded by the coding sequence ATGTCAAAACTTGTAGTGGGTATGGTTGGCTTTGGTGTTGTAGGAAGTAGCGTATTAAAGGCACTTTTGGCAAATCGGAATATTATTAGCGCAAGGGCTGGAAAAGAAATTGAGCTTAAGCGCATTGTAGTGCGTGATGAGGCAAAAGCTCACGCAAAGCTTAAGAATCTAAACGCCACTGATGTAAAGGTAAGCACAAATATAGATGATATTTTGCAAGATTGCGAAATTGAAGTTGTTATTGAACTTATGGGCGGTGTGGAAGTTGCTTATGAGATTGCTAAGAGGGCGTTAGAAGTAAAAAAAGCTTTTATTACTGCAAATAAAGCAATGCTTGCTTATCACCGTTATGATATAGCACCGCTTGCAAATGGTATGCCTGTGGGTTTTGAGGCAAGTGTGTGTGGTGGCATACCCATTATTCGTGCTTTGAAAGATGGTTTGAGTGCAAATCATATTCTTGCTATTCGTGGGATACTCAATGGCACGAGTAATTATATTCTCACACAAATGCAGCAATACAATCAAGATTTTCACACAGCACTTAATCAAGCACAGAATCTTGGCTACGCAGAAGCTGACCCAACACTTGATATAAGCGGTGGCGATGCAGGACATAAGCTACTTATACTTGCTTCTTTAGCGTATGGCATTAATGCGATGCCAGAGGAGATTCTCATTGAGGGTATTGAGAGTATTATGCCTGATGATATAGAGTTTGCAAATGAATTTGGCTATGCGATTAAACTTCTTGGTATTGCTAAAAAGCAAGGAAACGAAGTAGAGCTGCGTGTGCATCCGAGTATGATTAAGAAAGGTGCGATGTTAAGCAAGGTAGATAATGTAATGAATGGCATTAGTGTCATTGGGGATTATGTGGGGGAGAGTATGTATTATGGAGCAGGAGCAGGAGGTGATGCAACTGCAAGCTCTGTAGTAAGTGATATTATTGCTATTGCACGAGGGGAGAGTGCAGCAATGCTTGGATTTAGCCAACCGCTTGAAGGCAATGAGCATTTAAAGCTTAAAAGTATTGATGAGATTTACTCACAATACTACATACGACTCTATGTATGTGATAAACCCGGTGTATTGGGGCAAGTATCGCAGATTCTAGGGCAGCATAATATTTCTATTGGTGCATTTTTACAAAAAGAGACAAATGATAAAAATATCGCCAAAATGTTACTTTCCACACATCATTGCTATGAAAGGGATATTAATGCTGCACTCTTGGAGCTAGAAAGATTAGATTCTATTTCACAAAAGCCCTATAAAATGCGCATTGAATGTTGA
- a CDS encoding YraN family protein has product MNSRHKGTQAEDFACVFLRECGFEILERNFFARYGEIDIIALKDNVVHFIEVKSGESFEPIYNITPSKIKKLTKAIGFYLFTHKITQAYCLDALIIKNGECELIENITLC; this is encoded by the coding sequence ATGAATAGCAGACACAAAGGCACACAAGCAGAAGATTTTGCCTGTGTATTCTTGCGTGAATGTGGTTTTGAGATTTTAGAGCGCAATTTTTTTGCTCGTTATGGCGAGATTGATATTATCGCATTAAAGGATAATGTTGTGCATTTTATTGAAGTAAAAAGTGGCGAGAGCTTTGAGCCAATTTATAATATCACACCAAGCAAGATAAAAAAGCTTACAAAAGCCATTGGATTTTATTTATTCACACATAAGATTACACAAGCGTATTGTCTTGATGCGTTGATTATCAAAAATGGCGAGTGTGAATTGATTGAGAATATTACTTTGTGTTGA
- a CDS encoding LL-diaminopimelate aminotransferase has translation MFDEIEFDKIKRLPKYVFAAINEIKLEMRRNNEDVIDFSMGNPDGATPEHIIQKLCEAAQKGKNQGYSVSRGIYKLRLAICNWYKRTYGVELDPESEACVTMGSKEGYVHLVQAIANPGDNAIVAEPAYPIHYYAFILNGANVSTFGLKWNEQMELDVEDFFINIKRVLKEVMPRPKFVVVNFPHNPTTIVVYREFYERLVAFAKQERFYIISDIAYAELCFDGFKTPSILEIEGAKDVAVESYTLSKTYNMAGWRVGFVVGNKKIIQALQKIKSWIDYGIYTPLQIAATIALEGDQSCVKDIKNTYEKRMEILIKSFGEAGWEMKKPKASMFIWAKLPECVGDMGSLEFSKRLLKEAKIAVSPGVGFGDYGEGYVRIALIENEKRIRQAARNLKSFLKQFQ, from the coding sequence ATGTTTGATGAAATTGAGTTTGATAAAATAAAACGTTTGCCAAAGTATGTTTTTGCTGCTATTAATGAGATTAAGCTAGAAATGCGGCGCAATAATGAAGATGTGATTGATTTTTCTATGGGTAATCCTGATGGAGCAACGCCAGAGCATATTATTCAAAAGCTTTGTGAAGCTGCACAAAAGGGTAAAAATCAAGGATATTCTGTGAGTCGTGGCATTTATAAATTGCGTTTGGCGATTTGTAATTGGTATAAGCGCACTTATGGAGTGGAGCTAGACCCAGAGAGTGAAGCGTGTGTAACAATGGGAAGCAAAGAGGGTTATGTGCATCTTGTTCAAGCTATTGCAAATCCCGGTGATAATGCAATCGTAGCTGAACCAGCCTATCCTATACATTATTATGCTTTTATTCTTAATGGTGCGAATGTTTCTACTTTTGGTTTAAAGTGGAATGAGCAAATGGAGCTTGATGTAGAGGATTTTTTTATCAACATTAAACGCGTATTGAAAGAAGTGATGCCGCGTCCGAAATTTGTTGTAGTTAATTTTCCTCATAATCCTACAACTATTGTTGTATATAGGGAGTTTTATGAGCGTTTAGTCGCTTTTGCCAAGCAGGAGAGATTCTATATTATTTCTGATATTGCTTATGCAGAGCTCTGTTTTGATGGCTTTAAAACGCCAAGTATCCTTGAAATAGAGGGTGCTAAAGATGTAGCGGTGGAGAGTTATACATTAAGCAAAACCTATAATATGGCAGGTTGGCGTGTAGGCTTTGTAGTAGGAAATAAAAAAATTATCCAAGCCTTGCAAAAAATTAAAAGTTGGATTGATTATGGTATCTACACGCCTTTGCAAATTGCCGCTACTATTGCACTTGAGGGCGACCAATCTTGCGTAAAAGACATCAAAAATACATATGAAAAGCGTATGGAAATATTGATTAAAAGCTTTGGCGAAGCAGGTTGGGAGATGAAAAAGCCTAAAGCAAGTATGTTTATTTGGGCAAAATTACCTGAATGTGTAGGAGATATGGGAAGTTTGGAGTTCTCAAAAAGATTGCTTAAAGAGGCAAAAATTGCAGTAAGTCCGGGTGTGGGTTTTGGTGATTATGGTGAGGGCTATGTGAGGATCGCACTGATTGAAAATGAAAAACGCATTCGCCAAGCTGCACGGAATCTCAAATCATTTCTTAAACAATTTCAATAA